One part of the Pandoraea faecigallinarum genome encodes these proteins:
- a CDS encoding MATE family efflux transporter codes for MWHDIKRIAALAWPVLIGQLAVIAFGVMDTAMVGRASAFDLASLALGGSIYITVYVGLMGILVALSPIAAQLYGAGERIAIGEEVRQTFWLALFLAVPGFLVLSHPQFILRLSQATPELESRASAYLHVLAYGLPAAMLFRVYSSLSTAVAQPRIVMVIQVTGLALKVPLNLALIYGVERLGIPALGSTGCAIATTAINWVSCMLGLTLMARHPTLREFGVFTKFCWPQWQAIRALLKLGVPMGLSYLIEVTAYSFMAIFIARLGDVTLAGHQIAANLGALMYMLPMSIGIATATLTAQAIGSREFKAARLVGRRGVELAGTLGLVMAVAMWLGRSLVLAAYTSDPQVAAVTTPLLAIVAVYHLFDALQINAVFVLRAWKVAIVPTVIYAVSLWGVGLGGGYVLGFDVGGLSPTWLHGATGFWAANSASVAVAAIGLLLYLRWVVHVKTR; via the coding sequence GTGATGGACACGGCGATGGTCGGTCGCGCTTCCGCGTTCGATCTCGCGTCACTCGCCCTCGGCGGCTCGATTTACATTACCGTGTACGTCGGGTTGATGGGGATCCTCGTCGCGCTCTCGCCCATCGCTGCTCAGCTGTACGGCGCCGGTGAGCGCATCGCCATCGGCGAAGAAGTCCGCCAGACGTTCTGGCTTGCGTTGTTTCTCGCCGTCCCCGGCTTTCTGGTGCTGTCGCACCCGCAGTTCATTCTGAGGCTCTCGCAGGCCACGCCCGAACTCGAATCCCGCGCGAGCGCGTATCTGCACGTACTCGCCTACGGTCTGCCGGCGGCGATGTTGTTTCGTGTGTATTCGTCGCTGTCGACGGCCGTGGCACAGCCGCGCATCGTCATGGTCATTCAGGTCACGGGCCTCGCCCTCAAGGTGCCGCTCAATCTTGCGCTGATCTACGGTGTCGAGCGGCTGGGCATCCCGGCACTCGGCAGCACCGGCTGCGCCATCGCCACGACCGCCATCAACTGGGTGTCGTGCATGCTGGGCCTCACGCTCATGGCACGTCACCCCACGCTGCGCGAGTTCGGAGTCTTCACGAAATTCTGCTGGCCGCAATGGCAAGCCATCCGCGCGTTGCTCAAGCTTGGTGTGCCGATGGGGTTGAGCTACCTGATCGAAGTGACAGCGTACTCCTTCATGGCGATTTTTATCGCACGTCTTGGCGACGTCACCCTCGCCGGTCACCAGATCGCGGCGAACCTCGGTGCCCTCATGTACATGCTGCCGATGTCCATCGGCATCGCGACGGCAACGCTCACGGCGCAGGCCATCGGGTCGCGCGAGTTCAAGGCGGCACGACTCGTTGGGCGTCGAGGCGTCGAGCTGGCCGGCACCCTCGGTCTCGTGATGGCTGTCGCGATGTGGCTCGGCCGCTCGCTGGTTCTTGCGGCATATACCTCCGATCCGCAGGTCGCCGCGGTGACGACGCCGCTGCTCGCCATCGTCGCCGTCTACCACCTCTTCGACGCCCTTCAGATCAATGCGGTCTTCGTACTGCGGGCATGGAAGGTCGCCATCGTCCCGACCGTCATTTACGCCGTGTCGCTTTGGGGCGTTGGCCTTGGCGGGGGCTATGTGCTCGGCTTCGACGTGGGCGGCCTCTCCCCGACATGGCTGCACGGCGCGACGGGATTCTGGGCAGCCAACAGCGCGAGTGTGGCCGTCGCTGCCATCGGTTTGCTGCTGTATTTGCGCTGGGTCGTGCACGTCAAGACGCGTTGA
- the gudD gene encoding glucarate dehydratase, whose translation MSRTPIVTELRVVPVAGRDSMLLNLSGAHGPFFTRNLVILQDSAGHTGVGEVPGGESIRRTLEDARPHVVGQSIANVQAILGQTRRAFADRDAGGRGLQTFDLRTTIHAVTALEAALLDLLGQHLEVPVAALLGDGQQRSEVAMLGYLFFIGERQATDLAYADNRGARDDWERVRTEVAMTPDAVVRLAEAAHARYGFRDFKLKGGVLEGDAEIEAVTALAKRFPQARVTLDPNGAWSLAQAVRLCRDKHDVLAYAEDPCGAENGYSGREIMAEFRRATGLPTATNMIATDWRQMGHAIQLQSVDIPLADPHFWTMQGSVRVAQMCHEWGLTWGSHSNNHFDISLAMFTHVAAAAPGKITAIDTHWIWQDGQYLTRNPLRIVDGNVQVPTAPGLGVTLDMDAVEAAHALYLEHGLGERDDSVAMQYLVKDWKFDPKRPCLVR comes from the coding sequence ATGAGCCGAACCCCCATCGTCACCGAATTGCGCGTCGTCCCCGTCGCTGGCCGCGACAGCATGCTGTTGAATCTGAGCGGCGCCCACGGCCCGTTCTTCACGCGCAACCTCGTCATTCTTCAGGACAGTGCCGGGCACACCGGCGTTGGCGAAGTGCCTGGCGGAGAATCGATTCGCCGGACGTTGGAAGACGCACGCCCTCATGTCGTCGGCCAATCGATCGCGAACGTTCAGGCGATCCTTGGACAGACCCGGCGCGCCTTCGCGGACCGGGACGCCGGCGGACGCGGCCTGCAAACCTTCGATCTGCGCACAACGATCCACGCGGTCACCGCGCTTGAGGCCGCGTTGCTCGACCTGCTGGGCCAGCACCTCGAAGTGCCCGTCGCCGCCCTGCTCGGCGACGGGCAACAGCGCAGCGAAGTCGCCATGCTCGGCTATCTGTTCTTCATCGGCGAGCGCCAGGCCACAGATCTCGCCTACGCCGACAACCGCGGCGCACGCGACGACTGGGAGCGTGTTCGCACTGAAGTCGCCATGACGCCCGATGCCGTCGTGCGTCTGGCCGAAGCCGCACACGCACGCTACGGCTTTCGGGACTTCAAGCTCAAAGGCGGCGTGCTGGAGGGTGACGCTGAGATCGAAGCCGTTACCGCACTCGCGAAACGCTTCCCGCAGGCGCGCGTTACGCTCGACCCCAACGGCGCATGGTCGCTGGCGCAAGCCGTGCGCCTGTGCCGCGACAAGCATGACGTGCTGGCTTACGCAGAAGATCCTTGCGGCGCGGAAAACGGCTACTCGGGACGTGAAATCATGGCGGAATTCCGGCGTGCAACCGGCTTGCCGACAGCGACGAACATGATCGCGACGGACTGGCGTCAAATGGGGCACGCCATCCAGCTCCAATCCGTCGATATCCCGCTTGCCGACCCGCACTTCTGGACGATGCAGGGTTCGGTCCGCGTTGCCCAGATGTGCCACGAATGGGGCTTGACGTGGGGCTCGCATTCGAACAACCACTTCGACATATCGCTCGCGATGTTCACTCACGTGGCGGCCGCGGCACCGGGGAAGATTACTGCCATCGATACCCATTGGATCTGGCAGGACGGTCAGTACCTCACTCGAAATCCGCTACGGATCGTCGATGGCAACGTTCAGGTGCCGACGGCGCCCGGTTTGGGGGTGACGCTCGACATGGATGCCGTCGAAGCGGCTCACGCCCTTTACCTTGAACACGGACTGGGGGAACGCGACGACAGCGTGGCGATGCAGTACCTCGTCAAGGACTGGAAATTCGATCCGAAGCGTCCGTGCCTCGTGCGCTGA
- the pnp gene encoding polyribonucleotide nucleotidyltransferase: protein MQMFNKVVKSFQWGQNTVRMETGEIARQASGAVLVDMDDTVVLATVVGAKKAKAGQDFFPLTVDYLEKTYAAGKIPGGFFKREGRPSENETLTSRLIDRPIRPLFPEGFYNEVQVVVQVVSLNPEVPADIPALIGASAALAISGLPFNGPVGAARVAYIDSQYVLNPSREQIAKSKLDLVVAGTEQAVLMVESEAQELPEDVMLGAVVFGHEQMQTAINAIHDLVRDGGKAEWEWAPAAKNDALIAQVTELAEGPLRAAYQTREKQARTQQLRTVSADVIAKLGEAAAAKGEAAPDEIEVGNILFDLEAKIVRSQILAGEPRIDGRDTRTVRPITIRTGVLPRAHGSALFTRGETQALVVATLGTKSDEQIIDALQGEYRDRFMLHYNFPPFSTGETGRVGSPKRREIGHGRLAKRALVACLPGADDFGYTVRVVSEITESNGSSSMASVCGGSLAMMDAGVPLTSPVAGIAMGLILEGNKFAVLTDILGDEDHLGDMDFKVAGTSNGVTALQMDIKIQGITKEIMQVALAQAKEGRLHILGKMSEAQSGVRTELSEFAPRMVTIKINPEKIRDVIGKGGSVIRALTEETGTSIDISDDGVVTIASPSAEGIAEAKRRIELITVEVEVGQVYDGTVLKLLEFGAIVSVLPGKDGLLHISEIANERIKDINEYVKEGQAVRVKVIQQDDKGRLRLSHKALTEEEKQGGPLLARREGGDAQ from the coding sequence GTGCAAATGTTCAATAAAGTCGTGAAGTCTTTCCAGTGGGGACAAAACACGGTTCGCATGGAGACCGGTGAGATTGCTCGCCAGGCCTCCGGTGCCGTGCTCGTCGACATGGACGATACCGTGGTGCTCGCCACGGTCGTGGGCGCGAAGAAGGCCAAGGCTGGCCAGGACTTCTTCCCGCTGACGGTCGACTATCTGGAAAAGACTTACGCCGCCGGCAAGATCCCGGGGGGCTTCTTCAAGCGTGAAGGCCGTCCGTCGGAAAACGAAACGCTGACGTCGCGCCTGATCGATCGTCCGATCCGGCCGCTGTTCCCGGAAGGCTTCTACAACGAAGTCCAGGTCGTGGTGCAGGTCGTCTCGCTGAACCCGGAAGTGCCGGCAGACATCCCGGCCCTGATCGGCGCTTCGGCCGCGCTGGCCATCTCGGGCCTGCCGTTCAACGGCCCGGTCGGCGCTGCACGCGTTGCCTACATCGACAGCCAGTACGTACTGAACCCGTCGCGTGAGCAGATTGCCAAGTCGAAGCTCGACCTGGTTGTCGCGGGAACGGAGCAAGCTGTGCTGATGGTGGAATCGGAAGCGCAGGAACTGCCGGAAGACGTGATGCTGGGCGCCGTGGTGTTCGGTCACGAGCAAATGCAAACGGCGATCAACGCGATCCACGATCTGGTGCGTGACGGTGGCAAGGCCGAGTGGGAATGGGCCCCGGCCGCCAAGAACGACGCGCTGATCGCGCAAGTGACCGAATTGGCCGAAGGTCCGCTGCGCGCTGCTTATCAAACGCGCGAAAAGCAAGCCCGTACGCAACAACTGCGTACCGTGAGCGCCGACGTCATCGCCAAGCTGGGCGAAGCCGCTGCCGCCAAGGGCGAAGCGGCACCGGACGAAATCGAAGTCGGCAACATCCTGTTCGATCTGGAAGCCAAGATCGTGCGTAGCCAGATTCTGGCTGGCGAGCCGCGTATCGACGGTCGCGACACGCGTACCGTGCGTCCGATCACGATCCGTACCGGCGTGCTGCCGCGTGCTCATGGCTCGGCCCTGTTCACGCGTGGCGAGACGCAAGCACTCGTAGTGGCCACGCTGGGCACCAAGAGCGACGAGCAGATCATCGACGCGTTGCAAGGCGAGTACCGTGATCGCTTCATGCTGCACTACAACTTCCCGCCGTTCTCGACGGGCGAAACGGGGCGCGTGGGTTCGCCCAAGCGTCGCGAAATCGGTCACGGCCGTCTGGCCAAGCGTGCCCTGGTGGCGTGCCTGCCGGGCGCCGACGATTTCGGCTATACCGTGCGAGTCGTGTCGGAAATCACCGAATCGAACGGTTCGTCGTCGATGGCTTCGGTCTGCGGCGGCAGCCTCGCGATGATGGACGCCGGTGTGCCGCTGACCTCGCCGGTCGCCGGTATCGCCATGGGCCTGATCCTCGAAGGCAACAAGTTTGCCGTGCTGACCGACATTCTCGGCGACGAAGATCACCTGGGCGACATGGACTTCAAGGTGGCCGGTACGTCGAACGGCGTGACTGCGCTCCAGATGGACATCAAGATCCAGGGCATCACGAAGGAAATCATGCAGGTCGCGCTGGCGCAAGCCAAGGAAGGCCGTCTGCACATCCTCGGCAAGATGTCGGAAGCGCAGTCCGGTGTCCGCACGGAGCTGTCGGAGTTCGCGCCGCGCATGGTCACGATCAAGATCAATCCGGAAAAGATCCGCGACGTGATCGGCAAGGGCGGTTCGGTGATTCGTGCGCTGACGGAAGAAACCGGTACGAGCATCGATATCTCGGACGATGGCGTGGTCACCATTGCCAGCCCGAGCGCCGAAGGCATTGCCGAAGCGAAGCGCCGTATCGAACTGATTACGGTGGAAGTCGAAGTCGGTCAGGTCTACGACGGCACTGTGCTCAAGCTGCTTGAGTTTGGCGCGATCGTCTCGGTGCTGCCGGGCAAGGACGGCTTGCTGCATATCTCGGAAATCGCCAACGAGCGCATCAAGGACATCAACGAGTACGTCAAGGAAGGTCAGGCCGTGCGCGTGAAGGTGATCCAGCAGGACGACAAGGGTCGCCTGCGTCTGTCGCACAAGGCGTTGACCGAAGAAGAGAAGCAGGGCGGTCCGCTGCTGGCCAGGCGTGAAGGCGGCGACGCGCAGTAA
- the rpsO gene encoding 30S ribosomal protein S15: MSNADIKKSEVVAQFARAANDTGSPEVQVALLTTRINELTPHFKAHMKDHHSRRGLLRMVSRRRKLLDYLKGKDADRYRALIEKLGLRK, encoded by the coding sequence ATGTCGAACGCAGATATCAAGAAGTCGGAAGTCGTGGCGCAATTCGCCCGCGCCGCAAATGACACCGGCTCCCCCGAAGTTCAGGTTGCGCTGCTCACCACGCGCATCAACGAACTGACCCCGCACTTCAAGGCACACATGAAGGATCACCACAGCCGCCGCGGTCTGCTGCGCATGGTGAGCCGTCGTCGTAAGCTGCTCGACTACCTCAAGGGCAAGGATGCGGACCGCTACCGCGCCCTGATCGAGAAGCTGGGCCTGCGTAAGTAA
- a CDS encoding branched-chain amino acid ABC transporter substrate-binding protein gives MKSQALLSRICAVLCTCGLLAVAGMAHAAPPIRLALIEGMSGPFGNAGAMVERNLRFAIDRVNARGGVKLRDGAHPLELTVFDSKGAVEDSLVQLKAAGDLGIPFVLQGNSSAVASALIDAVNKRNAREPGQRMLFFNYSAVDTALTNEQCSFWHFAFDANAAMRMQALTEAIRQDDSIQKVYLLNQDYSFGRQVAGLARQMIGAKRPDVQIVGEQFSPVGRVKDFTPYLARIRASGADTVVTGSWGNDLTLLVKAAREQGMELKFYTFYGNALGAPAALGDAGVGRVYAVAEWHPNVGGEASDAYYKAFRARYPEARDDYPLLRMSVMIDMIAAALEQAGTTDVTTVARALENRRVREAPADAWMRANDHQMIEPLYVSVMRHAGEPNVKFDNEGSGYGFRTVMELPANKVALPSTCRMARQR, from the coding sequence ATGAAATCTCAAGCCTTGCTTTCGCGTATCTGCGCCGTTCTTTGTACCTGCGGTTTGCTGGCCGTCGCCGGTATGGCGCACGCTGCGCCGCCGATTCGCCTCGCCCTGATCGAAGGGATGAGCGGGCCGTTCGGCAACGCCGGGGCGATGGTCGAGCGCAATCTGCGGTTTGCCATCGATCGCGTCAATGCGCGCGGCGGTGTGAAGTTGCGCGATGGCGCGCATCCGTTGGAACTGACCGTTTTCGATAGCAAGGGCGCCGTCGAGGACAGCCTCGTGCAACTCAAGGCGGCCGGCGATCTCGGTATTCCCTTCGTCCTGCAGGGGAACAGTTCGGCTGTGGCGTCGGCGCTGATCGATGCCGTCAACAAGCGAAACGCCCGCGAACCGGGCCAGCGCATGTTGTTCTTCAACTATTCGGCCGTCGACACGGCGCTCACCAACGAGCAGTGCAGCTTCTGGCATTTCGCGTTCGACGCGAACGCCGCCATGCGCATGCAGGCGTTGACGGAGGCGATCCGGCAGGACGACAGCATCCAGAAGGTCTACCTCCTCAATCAGGATTACAGCTTTGGCCGTCAGGTTGCGGGGCTCGCGCGACAGATGATCGGCGCGAAGCGTCCCGACGTGCAGATCGTGGGCGAACAATTCAGCCCGGTGGGACGCGTGAAGGACTTCACTCCGTATCTGGCGCGCATCCGGGCATCGGGCGCCGATACGGTCGTGACCGGCAGTTGGGGTAACGATCTGACGCTGTTGGTCAAGGCGGCGCGCGAGCAGGGCATGGAGCTCAAGTTCTACACCTTCTACGGCAACGCATTGGGGGCGCCGGCAGCCTTGGGCGACGCGGGCGTCGGACGCGTGTACGCGGTAGCCGAGTGGCACCCGAACGTGGGAGGCGAGGCCTCGGATGCGTACTACAAGGCGTTCCGCGCGCGTTACCCCGAGGCGCGCGACGACTATCCGCTGCTGCGCATGAGCGTGATGATCGACATGATCGCAGCCGCGCTCGAACAGGCGGGCACGACCGACGTGACGACCGTGGCGCGGGCGCTCGAGAACCGGCGCGTTCGCGAGGCGCCTGCGGATGCGTGGATGCGCGCCAACGACCACCAGATGATCGAGCCGTTGTACGTCTCGGTGATGCGCCACGCCGGGGAGCCGAACGTGAAATTCGACAACGAGGGCTCCGGGTATGGCTTTCGCACGGTGATGGAATTGCCCGCGAACAAGGTCGCATTGCCGAGTACCTGCCGGATGGCGCGTCAGCGCTGA
- a CDS encoding 2-isopropylmalate synthase, giving the protein MADKLIIFDTTLRDGEQSPGASMTRDEKIRIARQLERLRVDVIEAGFAASSNGDFEAIQAIAGIVKDSTVCSLARANDRDIARAAEALKGANSSRIHTFIATSPLHMEKKLRMTPDQVFEQAKLAVRYARQFTDNIEFSPEDGSRSDLGFLCRVLEAVIDEGATTINVADTVGYGVPELYGQLVRTLRERVPNSDKAVWSVHCHNDLGMAVANSLAGVQLGGARQIECTINGLGERAGNTSLEEVVMALKTRKDYFGLDLGIDTTQIVPASKLVSQITGFNVQPNKAVVGANAFAHASGIHQDGVLKARDTYEIMRAEDVGWTANKIVLGKLSGRNAFKQRLQELGIEMESEQDVNAAFARFKELADQKAEIFDEDILAIVSNEAQAEGGEHFYLVSMAQHSETGERPSARVVFTAQGKELVGESDGNGPVDAVLNAIESQVRSGAEQLLYSVNAITTGTQSQGEVTVRLSKAGRIVNGVGTDPDIVAASAKAYLSALNKLYSKAEKLNPQLTP; this is encoded by the coding sequence ATGGCTGACAAGCTGATCATTTTCGATACGACGCTACGCGACGGCGAACAGTCGCCGGGCGCATCGATGACGCGCGACGAAAAGATCCGCATCGCCCGTCAACTGGAGCGCCTGCGCGTGGACGTCATCGAAGCCGGCTTCGCCGCCAGCTCGAACGGTGACTTCGAAGCCATTCAGGCAATCGCCGGCATTGTCAAGGACAGCACGGTTTGCTCGCTGGCCCGCGCCAACGACCGTGACATCGCCCGTGCCGCCGAAGCGCTCAAGGGGGCGAACTCGTCGCGTATCCACACCTTCATCGCCACGTCGCCGCTTCACATGGAGAAGAAGCTGCGCATGACACCGGATCAGGTGTTCGAGCAGGCGAAGCTTGCCGTGCGTTACGCGCGTCAATTCACGGACAACATCGAATTTTCGCCGGAAGACGGCAGCCGTTCGGATCTGGGCTTCCTGTGCCGGGTGCTGGAAGCGGTGATCGACGAGGGGGCGACCACCATTAACGTGGCCGACACGGTCGGCTACGGCGTGCCGGAACTCTACGGCCAATTGGTGCGTACGTTGCGTGAGCGCGTGCCGAATTCGGACAAGGCCGTCTGGTCGGTGCACTGCCATAACGACCTGGGCATGGCGGTTGCGAATTCGCTCGCGGGTGTGCAACTCGGCGGCGCGCGTCAGATCGAGTGCACGATCAACGGACTGGGCGAGCGCGCCGGTAACACGTCGCTCGAAGAAGTCGTGATGGCGCTCAAGACCCGCAAGGATTACTTCGGTCTCGATCTGGGCATCGATACGACACAGATCGTGCCGGCGTCGAAGCTCGTCTCGCAGATCACCGGCTTTAACGTGCAGCCGAACAAGGCAGTCGTGGGCGCCAACGCGTTCGCACACGCCTCCGGCATTCACCAGGACGGCGTGCTCAAGGCGCGCGACACCTACGAAATCATGCGCGCGGAAGATGTGGGCTGGACCGCGAACAAGATCGTGCTGGGCAAGCTCTCGGGCCGCAACGCATTCAAGCAGCGCTTGCAGGAACTGGGCATCGAGATGGAATCGGAGCAGGACGTGAATGCCGCGTTCGCCCGCTTCAAGGAACTCGCCGATCAGAAGGCCGAGATTTTCGACGAGGACATTCTGGCCATCGTCTCGAACGAAGCGCAGGCCGAAGGCGGCGAGCATTTCTACCTCGTTTCGATGGCGCAGCATTCCGAGACGGGCGAGCGTCCGAGCGCGCGTGTGGTGTTCACCGCGCAGGGCAAGGAACTCGTGGGCGAATCCGACGGCAACGGCCCGGTCGACGCTGTGCTCAATGCCATCGAATCGCAAGTGCGAAGCGGTGCCGAACAACTGCTGTATTCGGTCAACGCGATCACGACCGGTACGCAATCGCAGGGCGAAGTGACGGTGCGTCTGTCGAAGGCCGGCCGTATCGTCAACGGCGTGGGTACGGACCCGGACATCGTGGCGGCATCGGCCAAGGCGTATCTGTCGGCGCTCAACAAGTTGTACTCGAAGGCCGAAAAGCTCAATCCGCAACTGACGCCGTGA
- the lysM gene encoding peptidoglycan-binding protein LysM, with amino-acid sequence MGILDFVMDAGEALLGKAHAAEPPAPGPDADAANRAAGEAIENYIRSQGLEATGLDAEFDGATRTVKVYGVAADQATKEKILLCCGNVRGVKTVDDQMSVSTAASAEAKYYTVKSGDTLSAISKSEYGDANKYNAIFEANKPMLSSPDKIYPGQMLRIPPL; translated from the coding sequence ATGGGCATTCTGGACTTCGTGATGGATGCGGGCGAAGCGCTCCTGGGCAAGGCACACGCGGCAGAGCCGCCGGCGCCCGGCCCCGACGCCGATGCCGCGAATCGCGCGGCGGGCGAGGCCATCGAGAATTACATCAGGTCTCAAGGACTGGAGGCGACCGGGCTCGATGCCGAATTCGACGGCGCAACGCGCACGGTCAAGGTGTACGGGGTTGCCGCCGATCAGGCCACCAAGGAAAAGATCCTGCTGTGCTGCGGCAATGTGAGGGGCGTGAAGACGGTCGACGACCAGATGTCCGTCTCGACGGCGGCCTCGGCCGAGGCGAAGTACTACACCGTCAAATCGGGCGACACGCTCTCGGCGATCTCCAAATCCGAATACGGCGACGCCAATAAGTACAACGCTATCTTCGAAGCCAACAAGCCAATGCTCTCCAGTCCCGACAAAATCTACCCGGGGCAGATGCTGCGTATTCCGCCGCTGTAA
- the pssA gene encoding CDP-diacylglycerol--serine O-phosphatidyltransferase, with translation MPENHRGRLRNNVRHLSPFGRHKHPSEPSMNEDHDPSVDDDVPVRPRNRGIYLLPNAFTTAALFCGFFAIVQAMNDRFEQAAIAIFFAMVLDGMDGRVARMTNTQSAFGEQYDSLSDMTSFGVAPALVMYEWILHEIGKWGWLAAFVYVAGAALRLARFNANIGVVDKRFFQGLASPAAAALIAGFVWITIDNKLPVNVYWMPWVAFFLTIYAGMSMVSNAPFYSGKALDVRQRVSFGVVLLFMVGFILVSSDPPLALFGMFCVYSVSGYVLWAFRFVKGRRQRIFGEVDE, from the coding sequence ATGCCGGAAAACCATCGCGGCCGCTTGCGCAACAATGTCAGGCATCTCTCGCCGTTCGGCCGTCACAAGCATCCCTCAGAGCCATCGATGAACGAAGACCACGATCCGAGTGTGGACGACGACGTGCCGGTGCGCCCGCGCAATCGCGGCATCTATCTGCTGCCCAACGCGTTCACGACCGCCGCGCTGTTCTGCGGCTTCTTCGCGATCGTGCAGGCAATGAACGATCGCTTCGAGCAGGCGGCCATTGCCATCTTTTTTGCGATGGTGCTCGACGGCATGGACGGACGTGTCGCGCGCATGACCAACACGCAGAGCGCCTTCGGCGAGCAGTACGACTCGCTCTCCGACATGACCTCGTTCGGTGTGGCGCCGGCGCTGGTGATGTACGAATGGATTCTCCACGAGATCGGCAAGTGGGGCTGGCTCGCGGCCTTTGTCTACGTGGCGGGCGCCGCCCTGCGTCTGGCGCGTTTCAACGCGAATATCGGCGTGGTCGACAAGCGCTTCTTCCAGGGGCTTGCCAGCCCGGCGGCCGCAGCGCTGATTGCCGGCTTTGTCTGGATCACGATCGACAACAAGCTGCCGGTGAACGTCTACTGGATGCCCTGGGTGGCATTTTTCCTGACGATTTACGCCGGCATGTCGATGGTGTCGAACGCGCCGTTTTACAGCGGCAAGGCGCTCGACGTGCGCCAGCGCGTGTCGTTCGGTGTGGTGCTGCTGTTCATGGTCGGCTTCATTCTGGTGTCCTCGGACCCGCCTTTGGCCCTGTTCGGCATGTTCTGCGTGTATAGCGTGTCGGGCTACGTGCTGTGGGCGTTCCGCTTCGTGAAGGGGCGTCGGCAGCGGATTTTCGGCGAAGTCGACGAGTAA
- a CDS encoding phosphatidylserine decarboxylase, which yields MNYPHPIIAREGWPFLGIAVAVALVVHFMAGVFWAAPFWVIALFVLQFFRDPPREVPQQAGAVLSPADGRIVAIETTQDPYAGREALKISVFMNVFNVHSNRAPVDGTVTKVEYFPGRFFNADLDKASLENERNALVIDVGGQIVTSVQVAGLIARRILCYVKAGDRLTRGQRYGFIRFGSRVDVYLPLGSRPRVAIGDKVSATSTILAEL from the coding sequence ATGAATTATCCTCACCCGATCATTGCCCGTGAGGGCTGGCCCTTCCTGGGTATCGCCGTTGCCGTTGCGCTCGTCGTGCATTTCATGGCTGGCGTGTTTTGGGCCGCGCCGTTCTGGGTGATCGCCCTGTTCGTCTTGCAGTTCTTCCGCGACCCGCCGCGCGAAGTGCCGCAGCAGGCCGGCGCCGTGCTCTCCCCGGCGGACGGTCGCATCGTGGCCATCGAAACCACGCAGGACCCCTACGCAGGCCGTGAAGCGCTGAAGATCAGCGTCTTCATGAACGTTTTCAATGTTCATTCGAATCGTGCCCCTGTTGACGGCACGGTGACCAAGGTGGAATATTTCCCGGGCCGTTTCTTCAACGCCGATCTGGACAAGGCATCGCTCGAGAACGAGCGTAACGCGCTGGTGATCGACGTCGGCGGCCAGATCGTGACGAGCGTGCAGGTCGCCGGCCTGATCGCGCGGCGCATTCTGTGCTACGTGAAGGCGGGCGATCGTCTGACGCGCGGTCAGCGTTATGGCTTCATCCGTTTCGGTTCGCGTGTCGACGTGTATCTGCCGCTCGGCTCGCGCCCGCGTGTGGCCATCGGCGACAAGGTGTCCGCCACCTCGACGATTCTCGCCGAGTTGTAA